The following coding sequences are from one Thunnus maccoyii chromosome 17, fThuMac1.1, whole genome shotgun sequence window:
- the nkain2 gene encoding sodium/potassium-transporting ATPase subunit beta-1-interacting protein 2 yields the protein MGCCSGRCTLAFICGMQLVSVLERQVIDFLGYQWAPILTNFLHIIVVILGLFGTIQFRPRYVTGYAAWLVVWMTWNVFIICFYLEVGDLSRDSDLVLTFNLSMHRSWWMENGPGCRVTPITPPPSWAPEDHRYISISGCLMDFQFIEVAHSSLQILLALVGFIYACYVVKLISEEEDSFDFIGGFDSYGYQGPQKTSHLQLQPMYMSK from the exons GTCAGTGTGTTGGAGCGTCAGGTGATAGATTTCCTGGGTTACCAGTGGGCTCCCATCCTGACCAACTTCCTCCACATCATCGTTGTCATCCTGGGCCTCTTTGGCACAATTCAGTTCAGACCACGATATGTCACTGGG TACGCAGCCTGGCTGGTCGTGTGGATGACCTGGAATGTTTTCATCATCTGTTTTTACCTGGAGGTCGGAGATCTGTCCAGA GACTCTGACCTTGTCCTGACGTTCAACCTGTCCATGCATCGCTCCTGGTGGATGGAGAACGGCCCGGGGTGCAGGGTGACACCCAtcactcctcctccctcctggGCACCCGAGGACCACCGATACATATCAATATCTGGCTGCCTGATGGATTTTCAGTTCATAGAGGTGGCTCACTCCTCGCTGCAGATACTCCTGGCT TTGGTGGGGTTTATCTACGCCTGCTATGTGGTCAAGCTCATTTCAGAAGAAGAGGATAGCT tTGATTTTATAGGAGGGTTTGACTCGTATGGCTACCAGGGGCCTCAGAAGACTTCCCACCTTCAACTACAGCCCATGTACAT